In a genomic window of Streptomyces noursei ATCC 11455:
- a CDS encoding alpha/beta hydrolase: MGLTSQSLEITVIVLAVVCVAATVWLWPRLSRNGWRHVLGRLGAIAVTQLSIVSALALAVNANFEFYGNWDELLGNNEQAPASVSQGDGQYATVGNIKGGLIQPAGPQGLDRVTGLPQGPASKVGKVESVRIIGRRTRAINPGFVYLPPQYFQQQFHRQRFPVMVVISGYPGGIMNLAQHLQIPQNAGQLIAQGKMQPTVIVMVRPTIAPPRDTECVDVPGGPQAETFFTKDLPDAMKSAYRVGHDPSAWGAFGYSSGGTCSLQLAMRNPKAYTSAVSLSGDYAIKDDLTTGSLFGPGPTGAQHQREHDLLWRLQNLPSPQVSVLVASSRQGESDYGDTMKFIHAVKPPMRVDSIILPHGSHQFGTWRREVVPALEWQSQQLTFPQDTEPNPPQKPAPGQTKGVAKGQAPADDPSHKRVEAERPQR; this comes from the coding sequence ATGGGGCTGACCAGTCAGTCGCTCGAAATCACGGTGATCGTGCTGGCGGTGGTCTGTGTTGCCGCGACGGTGTGGCTCTGGCCCCGGCTGTCGCGGAACGGGTGGCGCCACGTGTTGGGGAGGCTGGGGGCCATCGCGGTCACCCAGCTGTCGATCGTGTCCGCGCTCGCCCTCGCGGTGAACGCGAATTTCGAGTTCTACGGCAACTGGGACGAGTTGCTGGGCAACAACGAGCAGGCCCCGGCCTCGGTGAGCCAGGGCGACGGGCAGTACGCCACGGTCGGCAATATCAAGGGCGGGCTGATCCAGCCCGCCGGCCCCCAGGGGCTCGACCGGGTGACCGGACTGCCGCAGGGACCCGCCAGCAAGGTGGGCAAGGTCGAGTCCGTACGGATCATCGGCCGCCGCACCCGGGCCATCAACCCGGGCTTCGTGTATCTGCCGCCGCAGTACTTCCAGCAGCAGTTCCACCGGCAGCGCTTCCCCGTCATGGTCGTCATCAGCGGCTACCCGGGCGGGATCATGAACCTCGCGCAGCATCTCCAGATTCCGCAGAACGCGGGCCAGTTGATCGCGCAGGGCAAGATGCAGCCGACCGTGATCGTCATGGTGCGGCCGACGATCGCGCCGCCGCGCGACACCGAGTGCGTGGACGTGCCGGGCGGTCCGCAGGCCGAGACGTTCTTCACCAAGGATCTGCCGGATGCCATGAAGTCGGCCTACCGGGTGGGCCATGACCCGAGCGCCTGGGGCGCGTTCGGGTACTCGTCCGGTGGTACCTGCTCGCTCCAGCTGGCGATGCGCAACCCGAAGGCGTACACCTCGGCGGTCTCGCTCTCCGGCGACTACGCGATCAAGGACGACCTCACCACCGGGAGCCTCTTCGGTCCCGGCCCGACGGGCGCCCAGCACCAGCGCGAGCACGATCTGCTGTGGCGGCTGCAGAACTTGCCCTCGCCGCAGGTCTCGGTGCTGGTGGCCAGCAGCCGCCAGGGCGAGTCGGACTACGGCGACACCATGAAGTTCATCCACGCGGTGAAGCCGCCGATGCGGGTCGACTCGATCATCCTGCCCCACGGCAGCCACCAGTTCGGGACCTGGCGGCGGGAGGTCGTACCGGCCCTGGAGTGGCAGAGCCAGCAGCTGACCTTCCCGCAGGACACCGAGCCGAACCCGCCGCAGAAGCCGGCGCCCGGGCAGACGAAGGGTGTGGCCAAGGGGCAGGCGCCCGCCGACGACCCGTCCCACAAGCGGGTGGAGGCCGAACGCCCTCAGAGGTGA
- a CDS encoding polysaccharide deacetylase family protein: MPKQISAARRSSMVGLLTAASLALALSGCASYDVTAPADARADAPAADVKAKDAKDAKDSKGGDAGGDVDCRKAKCVALTFDAGPSENTNRLLDILKENKAHATFFMLGKNHIAERPAEVKRIDAEGHELANHTWSHQILTEIKPDEAKRELSRVQDEVRKITGKTPTLMRPPQGRTDGTVSEISKELGLAQVLWSVTAKDYETTDSALITKRVLDQTKRDGIILLHDIYKGTVPAVPGILKELKKRGYTVVTVSQLLSPAKPEPGMAYRP, from the coding sequence ATGCCGAAGCAGATATCCGCGGCCCGCCGCTCGTCCATGGTCGGGCTGCTGACGGCCGCCTCCCTGGCCCTGGCCCTCAGCGGCTGCGCCAGCTACGACGTCACCGCACCGGCCGACGCGCGGGCCGACGCCCCGGCGGCCGACGTGAAGGCCAAGGACGCCAAGGACGCCAAGGACTCCAAGGGTGGGGACGCCGGCGGCGACGTCGACTGCCGCAAGGCCAAGTGCGTGGCGCTGACCTTCGACGCGGGCCCGAGCGAGAACACCAACCGGCTGCTGGACATCCTCAAGGAGAACAAGGCCCACGCCACGTTCTTCATGCTCGGCAAGAACCACATCGCCGAGCGCCCCGCCGAGGTGAAGCGGATCGACGCCGAGGGCCATGAGCTGGCCAACCACACCTGGTCCCACCAGATCCTCACGGAGATCAAGCCGGACGAGGCCAAGCGCGAGCTGTCCCGGGTCCAGGACGAGGTCCGCAAGATCACCGGCAAGACGCCGACGCTGATGCGCCCGCCGCAGGGCCGGACCGACGGCACGGTCTCCGAGATCAGCAAGGAACTCGGTCTGGCGCAGGTCCTGTGGAGCGTGACCGCCAAGGACTACGAGACCACCGACTCGGCGCTGATCACCAAGCGGGTGCTCGACCAGACCAAGCGCGACGGCATCATCCTGCTCCACGACATCTACAAGGGCACCGTGCCGGCCGTCCCCGGCATCCTCAAGGAGCTCAAGAAGCGCGGCTACACGGTCGTCACCGTGTCCCAGCTGCTCTCCCCGGCGAAGCCTGAACCGGGGATGGCCTACCGGCCGTGA
- a CDS encoding ABC transporter permease has protein sequence MTAPPDDCLARNDWICGDYLSTRRQILLDAVGQHVQLTVVSVGLGLVIALPLALLARRRRWTVGPVLGITTVIYTIPSLAMFSLLLPVYGLSATLVVVGLALYSLTLLVRNILAGLDGVPAGTKEAARGMGYGPMRQLLAVELPLAVPAAMAGLRIATVSAVALTTVGAIVGYGGLGNLIYAGMNAYFKAQVLTASVLCVLIAVVFDLLLLGVERLLTPWRRAGRSPRPARGRRLPTASGRRA, from the coding sequence GTGACCGCCCCGCCGGACGACTGCCTGGCCCGCAACGACTGGATCTGCGGCGACTACCTGAGCACCCGCCGCCAGATCCTGCTCGACGCGGTCGGCCAGCATGTGCAGTTGACCGTGGTCTCGGTGGGGCTCGGGCTGGTGATCGCGCTCCCGCTGGCGCTGCTGGCCCGACGCCGGCGCTGGACGGTCGGTCCGGTGCTCGGCATCACCACCGTGATCTACACGATCCCCTCGCTGGCGATGTTCTCGCTGTTGCTGCCGGTCTACGGGCTCTCCGCCACCCTCGTCGTGGTCGGCCTCGCCCTCTACTCCCTCACCCTGCTGGTCCGGAACATCCTGGCGGGGCTGGACGGCGTCCCGGCCGGAACCAAGGAGGCCGCCCGCGGCATGGGCTACGGGCCGATGCGGCAACTGCTGGCCGTGGAACTGCCGCTGGCGGTGCCCGCCGCGATGGCCGGACTGCGCATCGCCACGGTCTCCGCGGTCGCCCTGACCACCGTCGGCGCGATCGTCGGGTACGGCGGGCTGGGCAACCTCATCTACGCGGGCATGAACGCCTACTTCAAGGCGCAGGTGCTGACCGCGTCCGTGCTCTGTGTGCTGATCGCGGTCGTCTTCGACCTGCTGCTGCTCGGCGTGGAGCGGCTGCTCACACCGTGGCGCCGGGCGGGTCGGAGCCCGCGACCGGCGCGCGGGAGGAGGCTGCCCACCGCCTCCGGACGGCGGGCATGA
- a CDS encoding ABC transporter permease produces the protein MSTPAAVWAWLTTAANWSGENGVWHRLAQHAALTFACLVLSALIALPIALTLGHLGRGGALAVNLANVGRAVPTFAVLVLLLLTPIGRHEEWPTIIALVLFAVPPLLTNAYVGMREVDQDVVRAARGMGMTGVQLVWRVEAPLALPLVLTGVRIAAVQLVATATLAALVGGGGLGRIITAGFNLASTPQVVAGAVVVAVFALLMEALFELVQRLAPARVRGRQR, from the coding sequence ATGAGCACCCCCGCCGCGGTCTGGGCCTGGCTGACCACCGCCGCCAACTGGTCCGGCGAGAACGGCGTCTGGCACCGGCTCGCCCAGCACGCCGCCCTGACCTTCGCCTGTCTGGTGCTCAGCGCCCTCATCGCCCTGCCGATCGCGCTGACGCTGGGGCACCTGGGCCGCGGTGGCGCGCTCGCGGTCAACCTGGCCAACGTCGGCCGCGCGGTGCCGACCTTCGCGGTCCTGGTCCTGCTCCTGCTGACCCCGATCGGGCGGCACGAAGAGTGGCCGACGATCATCGCGCTGGTGCTGTTCGCCGTGCCGCCACTGCTGACCAACGCCTATGTCGGGATGCGCGAGGTGGACCAGGACGTGGTCCGGGCCGCGCGGGGCATGGGGATGACCGGGGTGCAGCTGGTGTGGCGGGTGGAGGCTCCGCTCGCCCTGCCGCTGGTGCTCACCGGGGTGCGGATCGCCGCCGTGCAGCTGGTGGCCACCGCCACGCTGGCCGCGCTGGTGGGTGGCGGCGGTCTCGGCCGCATCATCACCGCCGGCTTCAACCTGGCCAGTACCCCGCAGGTGGTGGCCGGTGCGGTGGTGGTCGCGGTGTTCGCGCTGCTGATGGAGGCCCTGTTCGAGCTGGTGCAGCGGTTGGCGCCGGCACGGGTGCGCGGGCGGCAGCGGTGA
- a CDS encoding ABC transporter substrate-binding protein, whose amino-acid sequence MRTPRAAPAPAPLRFVRGALRALTALAALTGLVSCAGGPSLEHRGAITAAPGDSRELAVGSAGFTESELLAQMYAALLRQAGYRTHVLTVGNRELYEPALEAGQIDVVPEYAATFADWLNAKEHGAQAAPVASPDLDATMTALRRLAAPRGLTVLPPGRAVDQNAFAVRASYAAEHRLRTLSDLGRAKLPVRLAAGDECVQRPFCAPGLRKTYGINITAVDPKGVGTTPAKQAVQNGQDQMVLTTSTDATLDQFGLVVLADDRKLQNADYVVPVVNRSRAGSGRPTAALNRLNRVLTTEDLARLNEQVDSWRRLAADVAHNYLVSKGLLSKS is encoded by the coding sequence GTGAGGACGCCCCGCGCGGCCCCGGCCCCGGCCCCGCTCCGCTTCGTGCGCGGCGCACTGCGCGCGTTGACCGCCCTGGCCGCGCTCACCGGCCTGGTCTCCTGCGCCGGCGGGCCCTCGCTGGAGCATCGCGGCGCGATCACCGCCGCGCCCGGGGACAGTCGCGAACTCGCCGTCGGCTCGGCCGGCTTCACCGAGAGCGAGCTGCTCGCCCAGATGTACGCGGCGCTGCTCCGCCAGGCCGGCTATCGCACCCATGTGCTCACCGTCGGCAACCGCGAGCTCTACGAACCCGCGCTGGAGGCCGGCCAGATCGACGTCGTCCCCGAATACGCCGCCACCTTCGCGGACTGGCTCAACGCCAAGGAGCACGGAGCCCAGGCCGCCCCGGTCGCCTCCCCCGACCTCGACGCCACCATGACCGCACTGCGCCGGCTCGCCGCCCCGCGCGGTCTGACGGTGCTCCCGCCCGGCCGGGCCGTCGACCAGAACGCCTTCGCGGTGCGTGCCTCCTACGCCGCCGAGCACCGCCTCCGCACCCTCAGCGACCTGGGTCGCGCCAAGCTGCCGGTGCGGCTGGCGGCGGGTGACGAGTGCGTCCAGCGGCCGTTCTGCGCACCGGGGCTGCGGAAGACGTACGGCATCAACATCACCGCCGTGGACCCCAAGGGAGTCGGCACCACGCCCGCGAAACAGGCCGTCCAGAACGGCCAGGACCAGATGGTGCTGACCACCAGCACGGACGCCACCCTCGACCAGTTCGGTCTCGTCGTCCTCGCCGACGACCGCAAGCTCCAGAACGCCGACTATGTCGTGCCCGTCGTCAACCGCTCCAGGGCCGGCAGCGGCCGCCCGACCGCCGCGCTGAACCGGCTCAACCGCGTGCTGACCACCGAGGACCTGGCCCGGCTCAACGAACAGGTCGACAGCTGGCGCCGGCTCGCCGCCGACGTGGCCCACAACTACCTCGTGTCGAAGGGGCTGTTGAGCAAGAGCTGA
- a CDS encoding ABC transporter ATP-binding protein, whose translation MIRFESVTKSYPDGTLAVDDLSFEVGEGELVTLVGPSGCGKTTTMMMVNRLIDPTSGRIFVDGEDVSGVDPVRLRRRIGYVIQQTGLFPHRTVLDNTATVPFLTGWKKAKARERAAELLELVGLDPGVHGSRYPDQLSGGQRQRVGVARALAADPPVLLMDEPFGAVDPVVRDRLQKEFLRLQGTMHKTVLLVTHDIEEAIRLGDRIAVYGAGRIEQFDTPARVLGAPATPYVAEFVGADRALKQLSVTLIDRDDLERPPFARLAEPAADAVSRLRGEGARWAVVLDADGALHGWVGTESLAGAGGTVADHARRMEAWIPATGTLKAAFSEMLKHDAGWIAVLDGRRFLGVLTPNTLHEALRRTIAPEERGVSRGRPEVDSVPTE comes from the coding sequence ATGATCCGGTTCGAGTCGGTCACCAAGAGCTACCCGGACGGGACCCTCGCCGTCGACGACCTTTCCTTCGAGGTCGGTGAGGGCGAGTTGGTCACCTTGGTCGGCCCGTCCGGCTGTGGCAAGACGACGACCATGATGATGGTGAACCGGCTCATCGACCCCACCAGCGGCCGGATCTTCGTCGACGGCGAGGACGTCTCCGGTGTCGATCCGGTCCGACTCCGTCGCCGGATCGGCTATGTCATCCAGCAGACCGGCCTCTTCCCGCACCGCACCGTCCTCGACAACACGGCGACGGTGCCGTTCCTGACCGGATGGAAGAAGGCCAAGGCGCGGGAGCGGGCCGCCGAACTCCTGGAGCTGGTCGGGCTGGACCCGGGCGTCCACGGCTCGCGCTACCCCGACCAGCTGTCCGGTGGGCAGCGCCAGCGGGTCGGGGTGGCCCGCGCGCTGGCGGCCGATCCCCCGGTACTGCTGATGGACGAGCCGTTCGGCGCCGTCGATCCGGTCGTCCGGGACCGTCTCCAGAAGGAGTTTCTGCGGCTCCAGGGCACGATGCACAAGACCGTCCTGCTGGTCACCCACGACATCGAGGAGGCCATCCGGCTCGGCGACCGGATCGCGGTCTACGGCGCCGGGCGGATCGAGCAGTTCGACACCCCGGCACGGGTGCTCGGCGCCCCCGCCACCCCGTACGTCGCCGAATTCGTCGGCGCCGACCGGGCGTTGAAGCAGCTCTCGGTCACCCTCATCGACCGCGACGACCTGGAGCGCCCGCCGTTCGCCCGGCTCGCCGAGCCGGCCGCGGACGCGGTGTCCCGGCTGCGGGGCGAGGGCGCGCGCTGGGCGGTGGTGCTCGACGCCGACGGGGCACTGCACGGCTGGGTGGGCACGGAGAGCCTGGCGGGCGCAGGGGGAACCGTGGCGGACCACGCCCGCCGGATGGAGGCGTGGATCCCGGCGACCGGGACTCTCAAGGCGGCGTTCAGCGAGATGCTCAAGCACGACGCCGGCTGGATCGCGGTCCTGGACGGCCGGCGGTTCCTGGGCGTGCTGACCCCGAACACACTGCACGAGGCGCTGCGCCGCACCATCGCCCCGGAGGAGCGGGGAGTCTCGCGGGGGCGGCCCGAGGTGGACTCGGTCCCGACGGAATGA
- a CDS encoding NADP-dependent oxidoreductase, with protein sequence MRAVAVNAFGADPQLMELPQPEPGSGEVLVRLAAAGLNPVDWKLADGAFGDAVQAAFPLVLGTDGAGEVVAVGSGVRRFTVGDPVFGQFQRPDRGGGSYAEFAVAEEGAIALAARSVTYATSAAVPTAGMTAYNLVEETRIGEGRRVLIVGATGGVGTFATQLAAGRGAEVIATARPSKAELMRTLGAAETVDHTAGPVADQVLAAHPDGVDVLIDMTSDAAGFVELTRTVRDGGVAVSLIGSADADVLTEHNLRGFNFVNRPSPQLLEILAGHLDAGRLTVLVGLEVPLEGAPEALAASRTGRAQGKTVLAI encoded by the coding sequence ATGAGAGCCGTAGCAGTCAACGCCTTCGGTGCGGACCCGCAGCTCATGGAGCTGCCGCAGCCGGAACCGGGGTCCGGCGAGGTCCTGGTGCGGCTGGCCGCCGCCGGCCTCAACCCCGTCGACTGGAAGCTCGCCGACGGCGCGTTCGGGGACGCCGTCCAGGCCGCCTTCCCCCTGGTCCTGGGGACGGACGGGGCGGGGGAGGTGGTCGCGGTGGGCAGTGGCGTACGGCGGTTCACCGTGGGGGATCCGGTGTTCGGCCAGTTCCAGCGACCGGATCGGGGCGGCGGCTCGTACGCCGAATTCGCCGTGGCAGAGGAGGGCGCCATCGCCCTGGCCGCCCGCAGCGTCACCTATGCGACCTCCGCGGCCGTGCCGACGGCCGGGATGACCGCGTACAACCTGGTCGAGGAGACCCGGATCGGCGAGGGCCGGCGGGTGTTGATCGTCGGCGCGACCGGCGGGGTCGGCACCTTCGCCACGCAGCTCGCGGCCGGCCGCGGTGCCGAGGTGATCGCCACCGCCCGCCCGTCCAAGGCGGAGCTGATGCGCACGCTGGGCGCGGCGGAGACCGTCGATCACACCGCGGGGCCGGTCGCCGACCAGGTCCTGGCGGCACATCCGGACGGGGTGGACGTGCTGATCGACATGACCAGCGACGCGGCGGGGTTCGTCGAACTGACCCGGACCGTGCGGGACGGCGGGGTGGCGGTCTCCTTGATCGGCTCCGCCGATGCCGATGTGCTCACCGAGCACAATCTGCGCGGCTTCAACTTCGTCAACCGCCCCTCCCCGCAGCTCCTGGAGATCCTCGCGGGGCACCTCGACGCGGGCCGTCTCACGGTCCTCGTGGGCCTGGAAGTCCCGTTGGAGGGGGCGCCCGAGGCCCTGGCGGCCAGCCGGACCGGGCGGGCGCAGGGGAAGACCGTCCTGGCGATCTGA
- a CDS encoding DUF11 domain-containing protein, translating to MRTAAACAVLYVAAFPAPPAAPAPLDPPAVAVTVTDDVDHAEAGQRLDYRITVHNLGADEMPGARVEQELPATTVSATATGGTVEDDATGGRKAVWHTDLPAYGIAVFSSGAVLGARQSPDASAAPGTRRAATTVCVYAARSAAPLACSGDLDDLPESRPEAEHGNGVGWAMGALACALFVPGVVRAVRRGRTRRSG from the coding sequence ATGAGGACCGCCGCTGCCTGCGCGGTGCTGTACGTCGCCGCGTTCCCCGCGCCGCCCGCCGCACCCGCCCCGCTGGACCCGCCAGCCGTCGCGGTGACGGTGACCGACGACGTCGACCATGCGGAGGCCGGGCAGCGGCTCGACTACCGCATCACCGTGCACAACCTCGGCGCCGACGAGATGCCCGGCGCCCGTGTCGAACAGGAGCTGCCGGCCACCACGGTCTCGGCCACCGCCACCGGCGGCACCGTCGAGGACGACGCCACCGGCGGGCGGAAAGCGGTCTGGCACACCGATCTGCCCGCGTACGGCATCGCGGTCTTCAGCTCCGGCGCGGTGCTCGGCGCCCGCCAGTCCCCGGACGCCAGCGCCGCGCCGGGCACCCGGCGGGCCGCCACCACGGTCTGCGTCTACGCCGCCCGGTCCGCCGCCCCTCTGGCCTGCTCCGGGGACCTGGACGACCTCCCCGAGTCGCGGCCCGAGGCGGAGCACGGGAACGGGGTGGGGTGGGCGATGGGGGCCCTGGCCTGCGCGCTGTTCGTCCCGGGGGTCGTCCGGGCGGTCCGGCGCGGGCGGACCCGGCGGTCCGGCTGA
- a CDS encoding cation diffusion facilitator family transporter, which produces MTEHAHSGHSHAHGHTHGVSPDADRRWLRAALILLTAYMAVEVVIGVLAQSLALISDAAHMLTDAVSIVLALVAMRLAAKPARGGYTYGLKRAEILSAQANGITLLVLSVWLAYEAVQRLISPPEVTGGLVVITALSGVVINLICTWFLSKANRSSLNIEGAYQHILTDLFGFIATAISGLIVLTTGFQRADAIASLVVVALMLKAGTGLVRESGRIFMEAAPAGIDPDALGDHLVAADQVVEVHDLHIWQITSGQPALSAHILVAPGGDCHKVRRNLHELLRTEYGITHATLQVDHLGEQDDELLTLSPGPRPEQPSGSHCDDSHGPVHRPGPHRH; this is translated from the coding sequence ATGACCGAGCACGCCCACAGTGGGCACAGCCACGCGCACGGCCACACCCATGGTGTGTCCCCGGACGCCGATCGGCGCTGGCTGCGGGCCGCGCTCATCCTGCTGACCGCCTACATGGCGGTCGAGGTGGTCATCGGTGTGCTGGCGCAGTCACTGGCACTGATCTCGGACGCCGCCCACATGCTCACCGACGCGGTCTCGATCGTGCTGGCCCTGGTCGCGATGCGGCTGGCCGCCAAGCCCGCGCGGGGCGGCTACACCTACGGCCTCAAGCGCGCCGAGATCCTCTCCGCCCAGGCCAACGGCATCACCCTGCTCGTGCTCTCCGTCTGGCTGGCCTACGAGGCCGTCCAACGGCTGATCTCGCCACCCGAGGTCACCGGCGGGCTGGTGGTGATCACCGCGCTGTCCGGCGTGGTGATCAACCTGATCTGCACCTGGTTCCTGTCCAAGGCCAACCGCTCCAGCCTGAACATCGAGGGGGCCTACCAGCACATCCTCACCGATCTGTTCGGCTTCATCGCCACCGCGATCTCCGGTCTGATCGTGCTGACCACGGGGTTCCAGCGGGCCGACGCGATCGCCTCGCTCGTCGTCGTCGCGCTGATGCTGAAGGCCGGTACGGGGCTGGTACGGGAGTCCGGGCGGATCTTCATGGAGGCCGCCCCGGCCGGGATCGACCCGGACGCGCTGGGCGATCACCTGGTCGCCGCCGACCAGGTCGTCGAGGTGCACGACCTGCACATCTGGCAGATCACCTCCGGTCAGCCCGCGCTGTCCGCGCACATCCTGGTCGCGCCGGGCGGCGACTGCCACAAGGTCCGCCGCAACCTCCACGAGCTGCTGCGCACCGAGTACGGCATCACCCACGCCACCCTCCAGGTCGACCACCTCGGCGAACAGGACGACGAGCTGCTGACCCTGAGTCCGGGGCCCCGGCCCGAGCAGCCCTCCGGCAGCCACTGCGACGACTCCCACGGCCCCGTCCACCGTCCGGGACCGCACCGGCACTGA